TGTCAGGATCGCGACCTTGCCGCGGTCTTCGCGCAACAGGTCGCGTGCGCCGCCATTGTCCAGGGCCATGGGCTCCTCCGGCTCGCTGTTATGCCGTCTGATCCGTGCATAAGAGGGTTGCCGGCTCAGATCGCAATCAAAAAGTAACATTTTGCCGATTTTGCAAGAGGGAAAACGGTGCAAAGTGCGGTTTTTTGATTGCGTACTATATTACAGCATTGTAAGACATTGTTTTATAACGTGAAAATTTTTTCCATTGACACACAACCCCGGAACCACCCAAAAGCCGCGCTCTGCCCGCTGCGGTCACGCCGCGGGGCCATGATTCTAACTAGGCGACGCAAATCAATGAAAACCTACTCGGCCAAACCCGCCGACGTAGAGCGCAAATGGTTCGTGATCGACGCCGAGGGCCTGGTTCTGGGCCGGCTGGCGTCGCTGGTGGCCATGCGCCTGCGCGGCAAGCACAAAGCCATTTACACCCCGCACATCGATTGCGGCGACCATATCGTGGTGGTCAATGCCGAGAAGGTGGCGATCACGGGCAACAAGCGCTCCGATTCCAAGTTCTTTTGGCACACCGGCTATCCCGGTGGCATCAAGGAGCGCACCTGGGACCAGATCCTGACCGGCAAGCACCCGGAGCGGCTGATCCAGAAGGCCGTGGAGCGCATGCTGCCGAAGACCAAGCTGGGCCGTGACGTGATCGGCAAGCTGCATGTCTATGCCGGCCCCGACCATCCGCACGCGGGCCAGCAGCCGGAAGTGCTGGACATCGCCGCCATGAACGCCAAGAACTCGCGGAGCGCGTAAATCCGATGGCTGAAGAACGCACCTCCCTCGCCGATCTGAAAGACGCGCTGGCCAATGCCCAGCAGCCGGACGGCGCCACCGACGGCGACGCGATCCCGGGTCTGGCCGAAGTCACCTTCGCCGAGCCGCAGATCGACGAACACGGTCGCTCCTACGGCACCGGCCGGCGCAAGGACGCGGTCGCCCGTGTCTGGATCAAGCCCGGCGTCGGCAAGTTTTCGGTCAACGGCCGCTCGCTCGAGGACTATTTCGCCCGGCCGACGCTGCGCCAGATCATCGTGCAGCCGTTCAAGACCACGAACCGGATGGACCAGTTCGACATTTACTGCACCGTCTCCGGCGGCGGCCTGTCCGGCCAGGCCGGCGCGGTCCGTCACGGTCTGTCGCGCGCACTGGTGAATTTCGAACCGGGCCTGCGCCCGGCGCTGAAGCATGCCGGCTTCATGACCCGCGACAGCCGCGTGGTCGAGCGTAAGAAATACGGCAAGCCGAAAGCGCGTCGCAGCTTCCAGTTCTCGAAGCGCTAACCTTTCGGGTCTCACACCCGGCGTTGCAACGGGGTGCCGCAAGCCTGCGGCGCCCCGTTTTCTTTTGGGCCGATCGCGGTATGGTGCCGACCATCCCGAACCGCGGCGCCTCTGGCCAGGCGCCACGGACCCTGAACCCGCTCTGCGGTCTCGACGAGACCGCGGGCCCGATGTGCTGGAGCCGTTCTGCCCATGACGAACCACAACCCCGCCCGCGAGGGCCTGGTCCTGCCCTATAATGGCATTGTCCCGAAGATCGGACGGGAGGTGTTCCTCGCGCCCGGCACCATTGTCGTCGGCAATGTCGCCATCGGCGACGAGGCCAGCCTCTGGTACAACACCGTGGTGCGCGCCGACGTGCACGAGGTGACAATCGGCGCCCGCACCAACCTGCAGGACGGCACGGTGGTGCACGTCACCGGCGGTCGCTTCGGCACCTATATCGGCAACGACATCCTGATCGGCCACCAGTGCGTGATCCACGGCTGCACCATTCACGACCGCGCCTTCATCGGCATGCGCGCGCTGATCCTGGACGGTGCCGTGGTGGAATCCGACGCCATGTTGGCTGCCGGCGCGGTGCTGACGCCGGGCAAGGTGGTGCCGACCGGCGAACTCTGGGCCGGGGCGCCGGCCAAGAAGATGCGCGACCTGTCGCCCGAAGAGATCGAGCGCCACAAGCTGGCCACGGCCGGCTATGTGAAGAATGCCAAGGAGCACCGCGCCTCGCTCGGCTGAGGCGCGGCGCCCCCGACCGACCCCGGCGGTGGTCCGAAACCGCCAACCGCGGCCGGCGGTCAGTGGGTGTTCATCACCCGTTCGGGGGCGTGCGAGGAATACGGCTCGTCATAGGTGCGTTCCTTGCGGTTCGGTGGCTCGACCGAGACCTTGTAATCCTGCAGCTTCGAACACCCGAGGAGCGCCAGGGCGCAGGCGGTGAGCACAATCGCTTTCATCAAGGCAAGGGCCCTCCTCGGGGCAAGGGTGACGGCTGTTCGCGTCTAACGGTTGAGTTTGAAGAACGGCGCATTCACCATTAACGTGTTATTTTGGGCGATCAAATAGCCGGCTTCGCCCGTTTTGGCCAGGAAGGCGTGCCAGTCGGGGTCGGCCTGCATCGCCGCGCGGCGCTTTTCGCGGTCGGCGGCGTCTTCATAGGCCCAGATATGCAGATAGGTGTTCACGTCGCCGGTCTCGGTCAAGCCATAGAAGGCCGGCTGGCCCAGATGCTTGGTCTGCACCGCCAGGCCGTGCTCCTCGTAAAGCGCCATCTGCTTGCGGATCGTGCCGGGGCGGCAGGTGTAGGTGCGCACGTCGAACAGCATTTGGGGTGTCTCCCGTCAAAGGTTTGAGAAAGGATTGATACCGGCAGACCTTATACGACCCCGCCAAGGCCGTCTCCCCGTCTCGTGCGGGCCGTTGCGCGTCCTTCCTCCAAGCGGGGCGTCAGGGAGCCGCGTCCAGCGGCACCGTCCAGGCATCGTAGCCATAGACCCAGTCCGGGTTGGTGCGGCGCTGCATGAAGGTGTTTTGGTGCGAGGTCCGTTGCAGTTCGCCGGTGCGCGGCTGGCGCAGCGCCTCGAACCGCCGGAACACCGGCGCGGCGTCGTCCAGCCCCAATTCGTCGAAACAGCGGGCCAGCACCGCCGCATCCTCCAGCGACGAGGCCGCACCCTGGGCCATGTAGGGCAGCATCGGGTGGCAGGCGTCGCCGAGCAGGCAGGCCGCGCCGCGCGCCCAGACCGGCAGCGGGTCGCGCTCGAACAGGGCCCATTTGTTCACGCGCGGGCAGGCCGCCAGCACCGCCTGCACATCGGCATGAAAGCCGCGGAAGGCGGCCCGCATCTCCGCCAGATCGCCCTCCGCCGACCAGGATTCGGTGGTCCAGTCGGTTTCGGGCTGGCTGGTGGTGAAATAGAGCTCGTCGCGGGTCCTCGTCGTGTAATAGATGACGATGTGCCGGTCCGGCCCCCACCATTTGGTGTTGTCGTCGATCCGGACGCCGCCCAGCAGGCGCGCCGGAAACGTGGTGCGATAGGCCGCCCGGCCCATGAAACGCGGCGCCTCCGCCCCCAGCAGGTGCCGGCGCACCACCGAGTGGACGCCGTCAATGCCCAGCAGCGTTTCCGCATGGGCCGAAGTGCCGTCGGCGAAGGACAGGCGATAGCCGTCCGGCCGGTCCTCGATCCGCGTCAGCGTCTTGCCGAAGCGAACGATCCCCTCCGGCACGGCGGACGCCAGGAATTCGTGCAGGTCGCCGCGGTGCATCTGGATATAGGGCGCGCCGTAACGCGCCTCTGTCGCCGCGCCCAGCGTGGCCCGGTTGGTGTAGGCGCCGGTGTCCCAGTCGCGGCTGTCCCAGGTCTCGGGCTGGAAGGCGCCCGCGCGGATACGGTCCTCCAGGCCCAGGCCGCGCAGCACGCGCATGGCGTTCGGGCTCATCTGGATGCCGGCGCCGACGCGGGCAAAGGCCGTGGCCTGCTCGTAGATCTCGACGCCGATGCCGCGCTGCGAGAGCGCGGCGGCCAGCGCCAGCCCGCCAATGCCGGCGCCGATAATCGTGACGGCGCGTCCCTGCCAGGACATGCGCCCCCTCCCCTAGCCCGCGCGGCCCGGCGGAGGGGCCGCGGCGCGACAGGGCGGGGCTGCGGCGGCAGGGACGGCGATCATGGCGGAACTCTCCCGACGGATACGGCGACGGCCACCCGAGGCGGCAGGACCGATGCTAGAGCCCCGCACCGCCGCCGACAATCGCATGGCGCCCGCCGGGCCGATTCAGGCGTCCGGCGGCTCCAGGAACTCGGTCTCGATGAAGGCGAATTCGAAGTCGTTGCCGTTCCGGACGTCGTGCTCGACACCGGCCTGGCGGAAATAGGGCACGCCCTGTTTCAGCT
The DNA window shown above is from Alphaproteobacteria bacterium and carries:
- the rplM gene encoding 50S ribosomal protein L13; this encodes MKTYSAKPADVERKWFVIDAEGLVLGRLASLVAMRLRGKHKAIYTPHIDCGDHIVVVNAEKVAITGNKRSDSKFFWHTGYPGGIKERTWDQILTGKHPERLIQKAVERMLPKTKLGRDVIGKLHVYAGPDHPHAGQQPEVLDIAAMNAKNSRSA
- the rpsI gene encoding 30S ribosomal protein S9; the encoded protein is MAEERTSLADLKDALANAQQPDGATDGDAIPGLAEVTFAEPQIDEHGRSYGTGRRKDAVARVWIKPGVGKFSVNGRSLEDYFARPTLRQIIVQPFKTTNRMDQFDIYCTVSGGGLSGQAGAVRHGLSRALVNFEPGLRPALKHAGFMTRDSRVVERKKYGKPKARRSFQFSKR
- a CDS encoding gamma carbonic anhydrase family protein; protein product: MTNHNPAREGLVLPYNGIVPKIGREVFLAPGTIVVGNVAIGDEASLWYNTVVRADVHEVTIGARTNLQDGTVVHVTGGRFGTYIGNDILIGHQCVIHGCTIHDRAFIGMRALILDGAVVESDAMLAAGAVLTPGKVVPTGELWAGAPAKKMRDLSPEEIERHKLATAGYVKNAKEHRASLG
- a CDS encoding NIPSNAP family protein codes for the protein MLFDVRTYTCRPGTIRKQMALYEEHGLAVQTKHLGQPAFYGLTETGDVNTYLHIWAYEDAADREKRRAAMQADPDWHAFLAKTGEAGYLIAQNNTLMVNAPFFKLNR
- a CDS encoding FAD-dependent monooxygenase, which encodes MSWQGRAVTIIGAGIGGLALAAALSQRGIGVEIYEQATAFARVGAGIQMSPNAMRVLRGLGLEDRIRAGAFQPETWDSRDWDTGAYTNRATLGAATEARYGAPYIQMHRGDLHEFLASAVPEGIVRFGKTLTRIEDRPDGYRLSFADGTSAHAETLLGIDGVHSVVRRHLLGAEAPRFMGRAAYRTTFPARLLGGVRIDDNTKWWGPDRHIVIYYTTRTRDELYFTTSQPETDWTTESWSAEGDLAEMRAAFRGFHADVQAVLAACPRVNKWALFERDPLPVWARGAACLLGDACHPMLPYMAQGAASSLEDAAVLARCFDELGLDDAAPVFRRFEALRQPRTGELQRTSHQNTFMQRRTNPDWVYGYDAWTVPLDAAP